In one Serinus canaria isolate serCan28SL12 chromosome 2, serCan2020, whole genome shotgun sequence genomic region, the following are encoded:
- the PRL gene encoding prolactin yields MSTRGASLKGLLLAALLVSHMLLTKEGVTSMPICPNGSVNCQLSLEELFDRAVKLSHYIHFLSSEMFNEFDERYAQGRGFIAKAVNSCHTASLTTPEDKEQAQQIHHEDLLNLILGVLRSWNDPLIHLASEVQRIKEAPETILWKAVEIEEQNKRLLEGMEKIVGRVHSGEVENEIYTPWDGLPSLQLADEDSRLFAFYNLLHCLRRDSHKIDNYLKVLKCRLIHDNNC; encoded by the exons ATGAGCACCAGGGGGGCTTCACTGAAAG GTTTGTTGCTGGCTGCCCTTCTGGTGTCCCACATGCTTCTGACAAAGGAAGGAGTGACCTCTATGCCAATCTGCCCAAATGGATCTGTCAATTGCCAGCTTTCCCTTGAGGAGCTTTTTGACCGAGCAGTTAAACTTTCACACTACATTCACTTCCTCTCTTCGGAAATGTTCAATGAATTT GATGAACGCTACGCCCAGGGCCGGGGTTTCATTGCAAAAGCTGTCAACAGCTGCCACACTGCGTCCTTAACCACTCCTGAAGATAAGGAGCAGGCCCAGCAGATTCAT CACGAAGACCTACTGAATTTAATACTGGGAGTTCTGCGCTCCTGGAATGATCCCCTGATCCACCTGGCCTCTGAAGTACAAAGAATCAAAGAAGCTCCAGAAACCATTCTCTGGAAGGCTGTGGAGATTGAAGAACAAAACAAGCGGCTTCTAGAAGGAATGGAGAAAATAGTTGGACGT GTCCACTCTGGAGAGGTCGAAAATGAAATTTACACTCCGTGGGATGGActtccatccctgcagcttGCTGATGAAGACTCCAGACTCTTTGCCTTTTACAACCTGCTCCACTGCCTCCGTCGAGATTCCCACAAAATCGACAACTATCTCAAGGTTTTGAAGTGCCGCCTAATCCACGACAACAATTGTTGA